One Kitasatospora sp. MAP12-44 DNA segment encodes these proteins:
- the sdhC gene encoding succinate dehydrogenase, cytochrome b556 subunit, translating to MPAGTLYRGREGMWSWVAHRVTGVLIFFFLFAHVLDTALVRVSPQAYDSVIQTYKTPLVNLMEYGLTAAILFHALNGLRVIAVDFWSKGPKYQKQMLWSVVGVWVVLMAGAFYPILQHTLLTWFGK from the coding sequence GTGCCGGCTGGAACGCTGTACCGCGGCCGGGAAGGCATGTGGAGTTGGGTGGCTCATCGAGTCACCGGCGTCCTCATCTTCTTCTTCCTGTTCGCTCATGTCCTCGACACCGCGCTGGTGCGCGTGTCTCCGCAGGCGTACGACTCCGTCATTCAGACGTACAAGACGCCCCTGGTGAACCTGATGGAGTACGGCCTGACCGCCGCCATCCTGTTCCACGCCCTGAACGGCCTGCGGGTCATCGCGGTGGACTTCTGGTCGAAGGGCCCGAAGTACCAGAAGCAGATGCTCTGGAGCGTCGTCGGCGTCTGGGTCGTCCTGATGGCCGGCGCCTTCTACCCGATCCTTCAGCACACCCTGCTCACCTGGTTCGGGAAGTGA
- a CDS encoding 2-oxo-4-hydroxy-4-carboxy-5-ureidoimidazoline decarboxylase — MPPQRPDASAPAPATPAAAVGLHRFNEADPGAAEEALLACCGSHRWALRLTLHRPYPDLDSLLAAASEASYDLRPSDLAEALADESWMPQPLLGMRAPGSHAAHTALRAAHAAYEARFGHVFVVCLDGVDPEEMLDAVLTSIRTRLANDPDEERLIASDELRRIALNRLEHLVASHTAGAH, encoded by the coding sequence ATTCCTCCGCAGCGGCCCGACGCTTCCGCTCCAGCCCCCGCGACACCGGCTGCCGCCGTCGGGCTCCACCGCTTCAACGAGGCCGACCCCGGCGCCGCCGAGGAGGCGCTGCTCGCCTGCTGCGGCAGTCACCGCTGGGCGCTGCGGCTGACCCTGCACCGCCCGTACCCCGACCTGGACTCGCTGCTGGCCGCCGCCAGCGAGGCCTCGTACGACCTGCGGCCGAGCGACCTCGCCGAAGCCCTGGCCGACGAGAGCTGGATGCCGCAGCCGCTGCTCGGCATGCGCGCCCCCGGCAGCCACGCCGCGCACACCGCGCTGCGGGCCGCGCACGCCGCCTACGAGGCGCGGTTCGGCCATGTCTTCGTGGTCTGCCTGGACGGCGTCGACCCCGAGGAGATGCTCGACGCCGTGCTCACCTCCATCCGCACCCGGCTCGCCAACGACCCGGACGAGGAGCGCCTGATCGCCTCCGACGAGCTGCGCCGGATCGCACTGAACCGCCTGGAGCACCTGGTGGCCAGTCACACCGCCGGGGCGCACTGA
- the sdhD gene encoding succinate dehydrogenase, hydrophobic membrane anchor protein: MSTDTSDIELVSSSQAHTGKGLGTGNPADEFVIQPPRTRTTKTPRRTRTNFEMLAWLFMRLSGVVLVVLILGHLLIMLVLDGGVSKIGFAFVAGRWASPFWQGWDLLMLWLAMLHGANGMRTVINDYAEKDSTRLWLKTLMGAATVFTVLLGTLVIFTFDPNI; the protein is encoded by the coding sequence ATGTCGACTGACACCTCTGACATCGAGCTGGTCTCGTCTTCGCAGGCGCACACCGGCAAGGGGCTCGGCACCGGTAACCCGGCCGACGAGTTCGTCATCCAGCCGCCGCGTACCCGGACGACGAAGACCCCTCGTCGCACCCGTACCAACTTCGAGATGCTCGCCTGGCTCTTCATGCGCCTGTCGGGTGTCGTGCTGGTGGTGCTGATCCTCGGCCACCTGCTGATCATGCTGGTGCTCGACGGCGGCGTCTCCAAGATCGGCTTCGCCTTCGTGGCCGGCCGCTGGGCCTCGCCGTTCTGGCAGGGCTGGGACCTGCTGATGCTCTGGCTGGCCATGCTGCACGGTGCCAACGGCATGCGCACGGTCATCAACGACTACGCCGAGAAGGACTCCACGCGTCTCTGGCTGAAGACCCTGATGGGTGCCGCCACGGTGTTCACCGTGCTGCTCGGCACTCTGGTGATCTTCACCTTCGACCCGAACATCTAA